Proteins encoded together in one Candidatus Baltobacteraceae bacterium window:
- a CDS encoding cytochrome c, whose product MQPFLRMLGAGAVAFVAITACSQSSSSSATSESSAAAESAAPGESPPATSAPTSASNMMAAGAPAGNGAKVYQTNCSSCHQVNGQGSPGAFPPLAGNPVVTGDPAKVIHIVKFGLSGAVSVSGKTFNGMMPAWGTQLSNADIAAALTYVRSSWGNKAPAITEAQVSGVSK is encoded by the coding sequence ATGCAACCGTTCTTGCGGATGCTCGGTGCCGGCGCAGTCGCATTCGTCGCGATAACGGCGTGCTCGCAGAGCAGCAGCTCCAGCGCGACGTCGGAATCGTCGGCGGCTGCCGAGTCGGCGGCTCCGGGAGAATCTCCGCCGGCAACGAGCGCTCCTACGTCGGCGTCGAACATGATGGCCGCAGGCGCGCCGGCGGGCAACGGCGCCAAAGTGTATCAAACCAACTGCTCGAGCTGTCACCAGGTCAACGGCCAAGGCTCTCCGGGCGCGTTTCCGCCGCTCGCCGGCAATCCGGTCGTCACCGGCGATCCAGCGAAGGTGATTCACATCGTGAAGTTTGGTTTGTCGGGAGCCGTTAGCGTCAGCGGAAAAACGTTCAACGGAATGATGCCTGCGTGGGGAACGCAGCTTTCCAACGCCGATATCGCGGCGGCGCTGACCTACGTTCGCAGCTCGTGGGGAAATAAAGCTCCGGCCATTACCGAAGCGCAGGTTTCCGGTGTCTCCAAGTAG
- a CDS encoding DUF6058 family natural product biosynthesis protein codes for MEGTSPFRILVDAVDLEYARREFRCIRRPNPELPAPAYWDREGNAYVPADYEAQETDFERFVTRALAEISRSGASYDVQWIDDAWKAYWDGVYGICLRAATPENVVRKNVLIDRIESMLANHQPDERWRTSLLRAVDELDALERPFCAFDRRYFGRPVSRDTYVESVRRRYSTSVARNNPRAELPT; via the coding sequence ATGGAAGGCACTTCTCCCTTTCGGATCCTCGTCGATGCCGTCGACCTCGAATATGCGCGAAGAGAGTTCCGCTGTATTCGCCGCCCGAATCCCGAACTGCCGGCGCCGGCGTATTGGGATCGCGAGGGTAATGCATACGTGCCCGCCGATTACGAGGCGCAAGAGACCGACTTCGAACGTTTCGTTACGCGAGCACTCGCGGAGATCTCGCGATCCGGCGCCTCGTACGACGTGCAGTGGATTGACGATGCGTGGAAGGCCTACTGGGACGGTGTCTACGGCATCTGTCTCAGGGCGGCGACTCCCGAAAATGTCGTCCGTAAGAACGTCTTGATCGATCGCATTGAATCGATGTTGGCCAATCACCAGCCGGACGAACGGTGGCGCACGTCGCTCCTGCGAGCCGTCGACGAACTCGATGCGCTCGAGCGGCCGTTTTGCGCGTTCGACCGGCGCTACTTCGGCCGTCCGGTCTCGCGCGACACCTATGTCGAAAGCGTTCGCCGGCGCTACTCCACCAGCGTGGCACGCAACAATCCGCGGGCGGAGTTGCCGACGTAA
- the msrA gene encoding peptide-methionine (S)-S-oxide reductase MsrA yields the protein MSTQTATFAAGCFWGVEAAFRQVPGVVDAVSGYTGGRTDNPTYREVCGHTTGHAEAVEVTFDPQRVSFDQLLDAFWEIHDPTQLNRQGPDVGDQYRSAVFTHSPEQFAEATASRDRERSRHQRPIVTQIVPAARFWPAEEYHQRYFEKNGGAACHITPSIARK from the coding sequence ATGAGCACCCAAACCGCCACCTTTGCCGCCGGCTGCTTCTGGGGCGTCGAAGCAGCCTTCCGCCAAGTCCCCGGCGTGGTCGACGCCGTCTCGGGCTACACCGGCGGACGGACCGACAACCCCACGTACCGCGAAGTCTGCGGCCACACGACCGGCCACGCCGAGGCCGTCGAAGTCACGTTCGACCCGCAGCGCGTGAGCTTCGACCAACTGCTCGACGCGTTTTGGGAGATTCACGATCCGACGCAGCTCAATCGTCAAGGTCCCGACGTCGGCGATCAGTATCGCTCGGCGGTCTTTACCCACTCGCCCGAGCAGTTCGCCGAAGCGACGGCGTCGCGCGATCGCGAACGGAGCCGTCATCAGCGGCCGATCGTGACGCAGATCGTACCGGCAGCCCGCTTTTGGCCTGCCGAAGAGTATCATCAGCGATATTTTGAGAAGAACGGCGGTGCGGCATGTCACATTACTCCGTCGATCGCGCGCAAATGA
- a CDS encoding YbjN domain-containing protein produces MGKNDHLAPIEAAIEEEGLLFTRDDDDEALRITFKSEGDRYFVVGYRDDPNFVMVGSGWALASDCDFAQAVSIANALNVRKKFVKTAIWEEECDALFTVELCVDDAEEIRPHFGRLLDALRDTATEFFAALGHDETPETP; encoded by the coding sequence TTGGGGAAAAACGATCACCTTGCGCCGATCGAAGCCGCGATCGAGGAGGAAGGGCTGCTCTTTACGCGCGACGATGACGACGAGGCCCTGCGCATCACGTTCAAAAGTGAAGGCGATCGGTATTTCGTCGTCGGCTATCGCGACGATCCGAACTTCGTGATGGTGGGCTCGGGATGGGCGCTCGCGTCGGATTGCGACTTCGCACAGGCCGTTTCGATCGCCAACGCGCTCAACGTGCGCAAGAAGTTCGTCAAGACGGCGATTTGGGAGGAAGAGTGCGACGCGCTCTTTACCGTCGAGCTGTGCGTCGACGACGCCGAGGAGATTCGGCCCCATTTCGGCCGCCTGCTCGACGCCCTGCGCGATACGGCCACGGAGTTCTTCGCCGCCTTAGGGCACGACGAAACCCCCGAAACCCCGTGA
- the mptA gene encoding GTP cyclohydrolase MptA encodes MHQIHIGIGSNLGDRQSNILAALQRLRGRGKVTAVSAFYESKAAHGAEGPEYLNVAAVLTTELDRDAFERFAHDVELAVGRSGGSLNKLAARPIDIDVLAFDGTVVAKNLERRAYNAVPLAEIAPQLIQAQPNGVVRKRERSLRFDTDRQEEVPEVPLSLNRVGVSSVRRIVHLDVDGHERVYNGEFAMVADLAPHKAGVHMSRFAEILEEATLDVLARDEKPARIERLVESIAREIVQSQRAVRADVRLRAEFGLERWTPVSGKRGEETYTLIGIAHADDRATRRVVGVEAEGMTACPCAQGMVREHSRHQLIEAGFSEADAKRALDVLPGATHNQRGRGAVLLGVDDANAEAVRAEDLVEIVENAMSSETYDLLKRPDEFFIVNKAHYNPKFVEDVVRGILSNALDVYADLSDETFVFASQVNYESIHKHDAFAEGFGTFGEFRAELRTGKQSVSKTDLAAWLGTRPSPVVS; translated from the coding sequence GTGCACCAGATCCATATCGGCATCGGCTCCAACCTCGGAGACCGCCAGAGCAACATCTTGGCGGCGTTGCAGCGTTTGCGCGGGCGTGGAAAAGTTACTGCGGTTTCCGCTTTCTACGAATCGAAGGCGGCACACGGTGCCGAAGGGCCGGAGTATCTCAACGTCGCCGCGGTGTTGACGACCGAGCTCGACCGCGACGCGTTCGAGCGGTTCGCGCACGACGTTGAGCTCGCCGTCGGCCGATCGGGGGGCAGCTTGAACAAGCTGGCAGCGCGACCGATCGATATAGACGTGCTCGCTTTCGACGGAACCGTCGTGGCGAAGAACTTGGAGCGTCGAGCGTACAATGCGGTACCGCTTGCCGAGATCGCTCCGCAGCTCATCCAGGCGCAACCCAACGGGGTCGTTCGCAAACGCGAACGCAGCTTGCGTTTCGATACCGATCGGCAAGAAGAAGTTCCGGAAGTTCCCCTGTCGCTCAACCGAGTCGGCGTGTCGAGCGTTCGGCGCATTGTGCATCTCGACGTCGACGGGCACGAGCGCGTCTACAACGGCGAGTTCGCGATGGTCGCCGACCTCGCACCGCACAAAGCCGGCGTGCACATGTCGCGCTTCGCCGAGATCCTCGAGGAAGCGACGCTCGACGTGCTCGCGCGCGACGAAAAACCGGCGCGCATCGAACGTCTCGTGGAATCGATCGCGCGCGAAATCGTGCAAAGCCAGCGCGCCGTTCGCGCCGACGTGCGGTTGCGTGCCGAGTTCGGTCTCGAACGCTGGACGCCGGTCAGCGGTAAGCGCGGCGAGGAAACCTACACCTTGATCGGCATCGCGCACGCCGACGACCGCGCAACGCGGCGCGTGGTCGGTGTCGAGGCCGAAGGCATGACCGCGTGCCCGTGCGCGCAAGGAATGGTGCGCGAGCACTCGCGCCATCAACTCATCGAAGCCGGCTTTAGCGAAGCCGACGCGAAACGAGCTCTCGACGTGCTCCCGGGTGCGACGCACAATCAGCGCGGTCGCGGAGCGGTTCTGCTGGGGGTCGACGACGCGAACGCCGAAGCGGTGCGCGCCGAAGATCTCGTGGAGATCGTCGAAAATGCGATGTCGAGCGAAACCTACGATTTGCTCAAGCGGCCCGACGAGTTCTTCATCGTCAACAAGGCGCATTACAACCCGAAGTTCGTCGAAGACGTCGTCCGCGGAATTCTATCGAACGCGCTGGACGTGTACGCCGATCTGAGCGACGAAACGTTCGTCTTTGCCAGCCAAGTCAACTACGAATCGATCCACAAGCACGACGCGTTCGCCGAAGGCTTCGGCACGTTCGGCGAGTTTCGCGCCGAGCTTCGAACCGGCAAGCAGTCCGTCTCGAAGACCGACCTGGCCGCATGGCTGGGCACGCGTCCCTCTCCGGTAGTCTCGTGA
- a CDS encoding VOC family protein yields MMMHTKLRLSHLSLGVSNVGTSERFYGDILGLPAQRVDDQVEIRWNDFVLILTSSPPAGRGKFHFGFRVDSAEEVDAWAARLRDRGVEIVIGPSGENGRRQLFCIDPDDYKLEIYSEEP; encoded by the coding sequence ATGATGATGCACACGAAACTACGACTCTCGCACCTCAGCCTCGGGGTTTCGAACGTCGGAACGTCCGAGCGATTCTACGGCGATATTCTCGGCTTACCGGCGCAGCGCGTCGACGATCAAGTCGAAATTCGCTGGAACGATTTCGTGTTGATCCTGACGTCGAGCCCGCCGGCCGGACGCGGAAAGTTTCACTTCGGCTTTCGCGTCGATAGCGCCGAAGAAGTCGACGCTTGGGCCGCGCGCCTGCGCGATCGCGGCGTGGAAATCGTCATCGGCCCCTCGGGCGAGAACGGCCGTCGCCAGCTGTTCTGCATCGATCCCGACGACTACAAGCTAGAAATCTACAGCGAAGAACCCTAG
- a CDS encoding tetratricopeptide repeat protein, which translates to MEKDGLALNDRAVELFRNGRAEEARALLEAFLSEHPQSVVARVNLGYMLFAARDFDGALEAYGRAADSYPGSVQAYHGLSSVYDALGDEERSRWAFDRACRLEPIRKRPYRGTGSPKNVLLLCSAYIANLNAYALLDARAFAITTAFVEYADPQALRGHDVVFNAISEPERAGDALDRAQSLIASLGIPAVNAPAAVRASTRENNALRLAGIDGAVVPRVRRIPKSALVAGDVPSGTAYPAIVRAIGHHDGRHMERVDTAEELLARVAQLPGEEVHLIGYVDVRSEDGNVRKYRMTIAGSELYPLHLAVSRRWKVHYVTSDMEDSPENRAEDERFLRDPAAVVGGRAMSALHAVRERLKLDYGGIDFGLDRDGNAVIFEANASMFVPPAGNDAKWSYRREPTARIVDAVTRFMVSASSTRAASD; encoded by the coding sequence ATGGAAAAAGATGGATTAGCCCTCAACGACAGGGCGGTCGAGCTCTTTCGTAACGGGCGTGCCGAAGAGGCGCGCGCGCTTTTGGAAGCGTTCCTTAGCGAACATCCGCAGAGCGTCGTCGCGCGCGTCAATCTGGGTTATATGCTTTTCGCCGCGCGCGATTTCGACGGCGCGCTCGAGGCGTACGGGCGCGCCGCGGACTCGTATCCGGGCTCGGTGCAGGCGTACCATGGATTGTCTTCGGTCTACGACGCTTTGGGCGACGAGGAACGCAGCCGATGGGCGTTCGATCGCGCCTGCCGGCTCGAACCAATTCGCAAACGGCCATACCGGGGAACCGGCTCCCCAAAAAATGTGTTGCTGCTATGCTCGGCCTACATCGCTAACCTCAACGCATACGCGCTGCTCGACGCCCGTGCGTTCGCGATCACGACCGCGTTCGTCGAGTATGCCGATCCGCAGGCGCTGCGCGGGCACGACGTCGTCTTCAATGCGATCAGCGAGCCGGAACGAGCCGGCGACGCGCTCGACCGCGCGCAGTCGCTCATTGCGTCGCTCGGCATCCCCGCCGTCAATGCTCCGGCGGCAGTCCGCGCTTCGACGCGCGAGAACAACGCATTGCGTCTTGCCGGAATCGACGGTGCGGTGGTACCGCGCGTTCGGCGCATCCCGAAAAGCGCGCTCGTTGCGGGCGACGTCCCTTCAGGAACGGCGTATCCTGCGATCGTCCGTGCGATCGGCCATCACGACGGCCGGCACATGGAGCGGGTCGATACGGCGGAAGAACTCCTTGCGCGCGTCGCCCAACTTCCCGGCGAGGAGGTCCACCTCATCGGCTACGTCGACGTTCGATCCGAAGACGGCAACGTGAGGAAGTATCGCATGACGATCGCCGGTAGCGAGTTGTATCCGTTGCACCTCGCAGTGTCGAGGCGATGGAAAGTCCACTACGTCACGTCCGACATGGAAGATTCGCCCGAAAATCGCGCCGAGGACGAACGGTTTCTGCGCGATCCGGCTGCAGTCGTGGGCGGCCGGGCGATGTCGGCGCTGCACGCCGTGCGAGAGAGGCTAAAGCTGGACTACGGCGGCATCGACTTTGGACTCGACCGCGACGGAAACGCCGTCATCTTCGAGGCGAACGCCTCGATGTTCGTTCCCCCGGCTGGTAACGATGCGAAATGGTCCTACCGGCGCGAGCCCACGGCGCGCATCGTCGACGCAGTAACTAGATTCATGGTGTCGGCGTCATCGACGCGAGCGGCGTCGGACTGA
- a CDS encoding type I phosphomannose isomerase catalytic subunit, producing MDRTLYPYVLDPKLAPAIWGGNELVTEFGKHGDPNAKLGESWECWDSNPVTDGAFAKKTVADLRATLGAQFLGDLDPSRIFPVLTKIITAHDWLSVQVHPDDAYAQRVEHQPNGKTECWYVFSAQPGAELVLGWNRDTSRAEYEARVADGTLGDILRRIPVKAGDTVYIPAGTVHAIGAGIVLFETQQASDLTYRMFDWNRVGADGKPRELHVQKAADVLDYCRGTTGPLMQVPYVFEGIERTALIADPRFVVERASAGPEPASMATNERPLIVMSLDARLEVTCNDVTIALEPYQTVLAPAATQWCTVRSPGDSSPFMLVTPPAGRELLPVRMLAAGVEQATIDRFMEQF from the coding sequence ATGGACCGCACTCTGTATCCCTACGTGCTCGATCCAAAACTCGCTCCCGCGATCTGGGGCGGAAACGAGCTCGTCACCGAGTTCGGTAAGCACGGCGATCCCAACGCCAAACTCGGCGAATCGTGGGAGTGCTGGGATAGCAACCCGGTGACCGACGGCGCGTTTGCCAAGAAAACCGTGGCCGACCTGCGCGCGACCTTAGGCGCTCAGTTTTTGGGCGATTTGGATCCGTCGCGCATTTTTCCGGTGCTCACGAAGATCATCACGGCCCACGACTGGCTTTCCGTGCAAGTGCATCCCGACGACGCGTACGCGCAGCGCGTCGAGCATCAACCCAACGGTAAGACCGAATGCTGGTACGTCTTTTCAGCCCAGCCCGGCGCGGAGCTGGTGCTGGGATGGAACCGCGACACCTCGCGCGCCGAATACGAAGCGCGCGTTGCCGACGGTACGCTCGGTGACATTCTTCGGCGCATTCCGGTCAAAGCGGGCGACACGGTCTATATTCCGGCCGGCACGGTTCACGCCATCGGTGCGGGCATCGTGCTCTTCGAAACGCAGCAGGCCAGCGATTTGACCTACCGCATGTTCGATTGGAATCGCGTCGGCGCCGATGGGAAGCCGCGCGAGCTCCACGTACAAAAGGCGGCCGACGTCCTGGATTATTGCCGGGGCACGACCGGCCCGCTGATGCAAGTTCCGTACGTTTTTGAGGGGATAGAACGCACCGCGCTCATCGCCGACCCGCGTTTCGTCGTCGAACGCGCATCCGCCGGACCGGAGCCCGCGTCGATGGCGACCAACGAACGGCCGCTGATCGTCATGTCGCTGGACGCACGACTAGAGGTCACGTGCAACGACGTCACGATCGCGCTCGAACCGTACCAAACGGTGCTCGCGCCGGCGGCCACGCAATGGTGCACGGTCCGCTCGCCCGGCGATAGCTCACCGTTCATGCTCGTAACGCCGCCGGCAGGCCGCGAGCTTCTTCCCGTACGCATGTTGGCCGCGGGCGTCGAACAAGCGACGATCGATCGCTTTATGGAGCAGTTCTGA
- the lysA gene encoding diaminopimelate decarboxylase, producing MISGVDVADLAQTYDTPLVAINVDAVDASIASLHVACDRYGVEIAYAAKAFFCIGFGRHLAAHPGIGLDVCSLGELVAAERAGFAAARITLHGAGKSETELRAAVEGRAGRIVIDAIDELARLASFGQPANVMLRLNTGIEAHTHAFVRTGGSDTKFGVAQHDEAAAAQILLDNPQLRFVGLHAHVGSQIFESAPFVANSHALVEGAARFAAHGLRTERVIIGGGFGVPTHPDDDEALDPGAVIADVARCVRDCAGDLGLASPRIGVEPGRAIVAAAGTTLYRVLAVKRQSHRTFVVVDGGMYENPRPALYGARYRVVAVEPSKAAPTTMTVCGRTCENDELSNAELPSDLQPGALLAMQTTGAYTFSMAGNYNRLPRPAVAAIQAGTHRLWVRRETLDDVLRNEVGG from the coding sequence TTGATCAGCGGCGTCGACGTCGCCGACCTGGCGCAAACCTACGATACGCCGCTCGTCGCGATCAACGTCGATGCCGTCGACGCTTCGATTGCGAGTCTTCACGTCGCGTGCGATCGGTACGGCGTTGAAATCGCTTACGCCGCGAAGGCCTTCTTCTGTATCGGGTTCGGTCGACATCTCGCCGCGCACCCCGGCATAGGCCTCGACGTTTGTTCGCTGGGCGAACTCGTTGCCGCCGAGCGAGCCGGTTTCGCCGCCGCGCGCATCACGCTGCACGGCGCGGGAAAGAGCGAGACCGAGCTGCGCGCTGCAGTCGAAGGGCGCGCGGGACGAATCGTCATCGACGCGATCGACGAGCTCGCGCGCCTGGCTTCGTTCGGACAACCGGCCAACGTCATGCTGCGTTTAAACACTGGAATCGAGGCGCACACGCACGCGTTCGTGCGCACCGGCGGCAGCGACACCAAGTTCGGCGTCGCGCAGCACGACGAGGCGGCGGCCGCGCAGATCTTACTCGACAATCCGCAGCTGCGCTTCGTGGGACTGCACGCCCACGTCGGCTCGCAGATCTTCGAGAGCGCGCCGTTCGTCGCCAACTCGCACGCGCTCGTCGAGGGCGCCGCGCGTTTTGCCGCGCACGGGCTGCGAACCGAGCGCGTCATCATCGGCGGCGGTTTCGGCGTACCGACGCATCCCGACGACGACGAAGCGCTCGACCCCGGCGCCGTAATCGCCGACGTGGCGCGCTGCGTCCGCGACTGCGCGGGCGATCTCGGCCTCGCGTCGCCGCGCATCGGCGTCGAGCCGGGACGAGCGATCGTTGCGGCGGCGGGTACGACGCTGTATCGCGTTCTCGCCGTGAAGCGTCAAAGCCATCGCACGTTCGTCGTCGTCGACGGCGGTATGTATGAAAATCCGCGTCCGGCGCTCTACGGCGCGCGTTATCGCGTCGTCGCCGTCGAGCCGTCGAAGGCTGCTCCGACGACGATGACCGTTTGCGGGCGCACGTGTGAAAACGACGAGCTCTCGAACGCCGAGCTGCCGAGCGATCTGCAGCCCGGAGCGCTGCTGGCGATGCAGACGACCGGAGCCTACACCTTTAGCATGGCCGGCAACTACAATCGGCTCCCTCGGCCCGCGGTCGCAGCCATTCAGGCGGGGACGCATCGCCTCTGGGTACGGCGCGAGACGCTCGACGACGTGCTGCGCAACGAGGTCGGAGGATAA
- a CDS encoding gamma carbonic anhydrase family protein: MIIEYRGKRPRVDPSAFVAPTAVLIGDVEVGPQSSIWFGAVLRADNGPIRVGARTSIQDNAVVHVSEDGATLIGDDVTVGHAAVMEDCDIKRYALIGSNSTLLNGCTIGEGALIAAGSVVGERAEIPPGVVAAGAPAKVKKTIEGEAATWIRISAGEYVKLSRSYLAQSIGAPEDQEIRI, from the coding sequence ATGATCATCGAATACCGCGGCAAGCGGCCGCGCGTCGATCCCTCTGCGTTCGTCGCGCCGACCGCCGTCTTGATCGGCGACGTCGAAGTGGGGCCTCAATCGAGCATCTGGTTCGGCGCCGTCCTGCGCGCGGACAACGGACCGATACGCGTTGGGGCGCGCACCTCGATTCAAGACAACGCCGTCGTGCACGTCAGCGAGGACGGCGCCACGCTCATCGGCGACGACGTCACCGTCGGGCACGCCGCCGTCATGGAAGATTGCGACATCAAACGTTACGCGCTCATCGGCAGCAACTCGACCTTGCTCAACGGCTGCACGATCGGCGAGGGCGCGCTCATCGCGGCCGGCAGCGTCGTCGGCGAGCGCGCGGAGATTCCGCCGGGCGTCGTCGCCGCCGGCGCTCCCGCAAAGGTCAAAAAGACCATCGAGGGCGAGGCCGCCACGTGGATTCGCATCTCCGCGGGCGAGTACGTCAAGCTCTCTCGCAGTTATCTCGCGCAAAGCATCGGCGCGCCGGAGGACCAGGAGATCCGGATTTGA
- the msrB gene encoding peptide-methionine (R)-S-oxide reductase MsrB — MSHYSVDRAQMKRAAFVAALGGGALALATLGRARSATSGNYAVTHTDAQWRQLLGDDRYYILREGGTEPPNSSPLIGEKRVGTYRCAGCNLALFTSKTKYDSGDGWPSFWDVLPNAIAKQADHELIEERTEVHCRQCGGHLGHIFDDGPSPTYLRYCIDGLALRFVAA, encoded by the coding sequence ATGTCACATTACTCCGTCGATCGCGCGCAAATGAAGCGCGCGGCATTCGTGGCGGCGCTGGGCGGCGGCGCGTTGGCACTGGCGACGCTCGGTCGCGCGCGCAGCGCGACGAGCGGCAACTATGCGGTCACGCATACCGACGCGCAGTGGCGTCAGCTCCTCGGCGACGATCGATACTATATTTTGCGCGAGGGCGGCACGGAGCCGCCGAACTCGAGCCCGTTGATCGGCGAAAAGCGCGTCGGTACGTATCGCTGCGCCGGCTGCAATCTCGCGCTGTTCACGTCGAAAACGAAGTACGACAGCGGTGACGGCTGGCCGTCGTTTTGGGACGTGCTGCCCAACGCAATTGCAAAGCAAGCCGATCACGAGTTGATCGAAGAGCGCACCGAAGTGCACTGCCGGCAGTGCGGCGGACATCTCGGACACATTTTTGACGACGGTCCCTCGCCGACGTATCTGCGTTATTGCATCGACGGTCTCGCGTTACGCTTCGTCGCCGCGTAG
- a CDS encoding redoxin domain-containing protein encodes MKRPVFALVCLLIFTGAAGTAKTSLQPVFAAHDWLNGRATPAAVAGNVVVLDVFTVDCYNCQNVVPELRTLYARDRIRGLAVVGIHAPETPAERDRSYVVQSLARQGIVWPVAIDNAFSLWNAYGVSAWPTQLIFDRRGRLRETVVGDSQDAVVAAAVEKLLAER; translated from the coding sequence ATGAAACGACCCGTATTCGCGCTAGTCTGCCTGCTCATCTTCACCGGTGCCGCCGGGACGGCGAAGACGTCGTTGCAGCCGGTTTTCGCGGCGCACGATTGGCTCAACGGACGCGCGACGCCCGCGGCGGTCGCCGGCAACGTCGTCGTGCTCGACGTGTTTACCGTCGATTGCTACAACTGCCAAAACGTCGTGCCCGAGCTGCGAACGCTGTACGCGCGCGACCGCATTCGCGGCCTCGCCGTCGTCGGCATTCACGCGCCCGAAACGCCCGCCGAGCGAGACCGTTCGTACGTCGTGCAAAGCTTGGCCCGCCAGGGAATCGTCTGGCCCGTCGCAATCGACAACGCATTCTCCCTGTGGAACGCATACGGCGTGAGTGCGTGGCCAACGCAGCTAATCTTCGATCGCCGCGGCCGGCTGCGCGAAACGGTCGTCGGCGATTCGCAGGACGCAGTAGTCGCTGCCGCCGTGGAGAAACTGCTCGCGGAGAGATGA
- a CDS encoding chorismate-binding protein, producing MDEFAVVMGSDSASAFEHPLEVVRARSAAQLGALLDRCEAALDAGSWVSGYVGYSGDAALGIFDAPKPVALPDPARVVHTPLLATVERDGYHAAIARLQHAIYEGDVYQVNYTLPFAMAYRGDPYELYAYYARRSGARYQAYVRDGDRAIASWSPELFLEFDGACVRTKPMKGTAPPDRVDELEQPKNRAEHVMIVDLLRNDLHRVSDDVTVERFLDVERYPTYATMTSTIAARLRAATSLAQIFAAAFPCGSITGAPKRSAMRFISQTETAPRGVYCGTIGFLSPQRTGWWNVAIRTAQFDVAARTGRYDTGGGIVADSQAAAEWAEILLKARFLRPEAPFALLETFAGDADDATLALHMARLSRSARAFGIEVREADVAPALRLRASPYAQDDRGRVVRLRLHLDGTIEVRAEDANTPEEPVRIGLSRARVRSDDPFLRHKTTWRPHHDDASAEARERGCFDALLCNERGELTEGARTNVFIERDGVLWTPPIACGVLPGILRGRLIASGRARETVLTFEDARSGQAVYVGNSARGLLRATLVE from the coding sequence ATGGATGAGTTCGCCGTGGTGATGGGCTCGGACTCCGCGAGCGCGTTCGAGCATCCGCTCGAGGTCGTCCGCGCCCGCTCCGCGGCGCAGCTTGGCGCGCTTCTCGACCGGTGCGAAGCGGCGCTCGACGCCGGATCGTGGGTCTCCGGGTACGTCGGATATTCGGGCGACGCGGCGCTGGGAATTTTCGACGCGCCGAAACCGGTCGCGCTGCCCGATCCGGCGCGCGTCGTTCACACGCCGCTGCTCGCTACCGTGGAACGTGACGGCTACCACGCCGCGATCGCGCGCCTGCAGCACGCGATCTACGAAGGCGACGTGTATCAAGTCAACTACACCCTGCCGTTTGCAATGGCGTACCGGGGGGATCCGTACGAGCTCTATGCCTATTATGCGCGGCGCTCGGGAGCGCGATATCAGGCCTACGTTCGCGACGGCGACCGCGCGATCGCATCTTGGTCGCCGGAGCTGTTTCTCGAGTTCGACGGTGCGTGCGTTCGCACCAAGCCGATGAAAGGAACCGCGCCGCCCGACCGCGTCGACGAGCTCGAGCAGCCGAAGAACCGCGCCGAGCACGTGATGATCGTCGATCTCCTGCGCAACGACCTGCATCGCGTCAGCGATGACGTTACGGTCGAACGGTTTCTCGACGTCGAACGGTATCCGACGTACGCGACGATGACGTCGACGATCGCGGCGAGGCTGCGGGCCGCCACGTCGCTGGCGCAGATCTTCGCCGCAGCGTTTCCGTGCGGCAGCATCACCGGAGCGCCCAAGCGATCGGCGATGCGCTTCATCTCACAAACAGAAACGGCGCCGCGCGGCGTCTACTGCGGAACGATCGGTTTTTTGTCGCCGCAGCGTACCGGGTGGTGGAACGTCGCGATTCGCACGGCGCAATTCGACGTTGCCGCGCGCACGGGCCGCTACGATACGGGCGGCGGCATCGTCGCCGACTCGCAAGCCGCCGCCGAATGGGCGGAAATTCTGCTGAAGGCGCGTTTCTTACGCCCCGAGGCGCCTTTTGCGCTGCTCGAAACGTTTGCCGGCGATGCGGACGATGCAACGCTCGCGCTGCATATGGCACGTCTGAGCCGCAGCGCCCGTGCATTTGGAATCGAGGTGCGCGAAGCAGATGTGGCGCCTGCCCTTCGACTTCGGGCTTCGCCCTACGCTCAGGATGACAGGGGGAGGGTCGTGAGGCTCCGCCTTCACCTCGATGGAACGATCGAGGTGCGAGCCGAGGATGCCAATACGCCGGAGGAGCCGGTTCGGATAGGCCTTTCGCGGGCGCGCGTTCGCAGCGACGATCCGTTTTTGCGGCACAAGACGACGTGGCGACCGCACCACGACGACGCGTCCGCCGAAGCACGCGAACGCGGCTGTTTCGACGCACTGCTCTGCAACGAGCGCGGCGAGCTCACCGAAGGAGCGCGCACGAACGTCTTTATCGAGCGCGACGGAGTACTGTGGACGCCGCCGATCGCCTGCGGCGTACTGCCGGGGATTCTCCGCGGCCGCCTGATCGCGTCGGGACGCGCGCGCGAAACCGTGCTGACGTTTGAGGACGCTCGCTCCGGGCAAGCCGTTTACGTCGGCAACTCCGCCCGCGGATTGTTGCGTGCCACGCTGGTGGAGTAG